In one Leishmania mexicana MHOM/GT/2001/U1103 complete genome, chromosome 19 genomic region, the following are encoded:
- a CDS encoding putative C-terminal motor kinesin codes for MMSLSPGRGSAQTLGTSAIEAEVQELLSRELSSRTADGDPDATALLVEHIRRGNSSAVLEGIRQNFKYNPPATQICMVTVMDQCLMLSGPQFAVMLSSEKWTDRLFKVAKTTASNEVREKIICTVIKWYQRYHTSGHQRLMERFQQSRVLGEPFQRIFSKMVKEQQQPRSTKPLQRDFTALPLGNRNEILDTEDTILLECQGDLASLEYALEHPQILPDTEIANECKEHKLVCMRMLESGQHERIATELMSLIERFSENLSLFEAMTGIDVGEGDAAKLRAMADKDLEETDSDDDDEQRRLRQRRRGGVRADATAVMLQAQQETENLVNRERSEAQNLRAQLEELRQKHEELQNKYKDAKAKNKEAVSMLEQYAQRVELLETGGNGTNSHLAPLPVLGATSLGALGSAAGKGSMSPALTASMRSVLASVRKSLREIKEVYCTELSQHGHYYSAQISNAMAAMIRASDMDREADRKALQWTQELYKREVKLRKQYYNTIQELKGNIRVYCRVRPMLRKEIDGGYTDVMSYPSQDEVKFVDASGRPKLFEFDEVYPPTAPQVRVFEDTAPLIDSVVDGFNVCIFAYGQTGSGKTFTMNGTEGENKGINTRALERLFEIIEERRETEVSTVTVSVLEIYCEQIRDLLATKKEVAGLTYEVKQGGPYGTYVTNLKEVPVSCAGDIDGIMATAQTHRSEGMTNMNEHSSRSHMLLYIIVRTTNKQTNMQGYGKLSLIDLAGSERLDKSGAEGQRLKEAVAINKSLSALGDVISGLAQNSKHVPFRNSTLTFLLQDSMAGQAKVLMFVCVSPASYNSSESSSSLLFASRARGVAFGQIKKNATTEKA; via the coding sequence ATGATGAGTCTGTCACCGGGTCGCGGTAGTGCACAGACCCTCGGGACCTCTGCTAtcgaggcggaggtgcaggaACTGCTTTCGCGGGAGCTTTCCTCGCGCACTGCGGATGGCGATCCAGATGCCACGGCCCTTCTCGTCGAGCACATCCGCCGTGGCAACAGTAGCGCTGTGCTGGAGGGGATTCGTCAGAACTTCAAGTACAACCCGCCCGCGACGCAGATCTGCATGGTGACTGTGATGGATCAATGCCTCATGCTTAGCGGTCCGCAGTTTGCCGTGATGCTGTCGTCGGAGAAGTGGACGGATCGTCTGTTCAAAGTCGCCAAGACGACCGCTTCGAATGAGGTGCGCGAGAAGATTATCTGTACGGTCATCAAGTGGTACCAGCGCTACCACACGAGCGGTCACCAACGTCTGATGGAGCGCTTTCAGCAGAGCCGCGTCCTCGGTGAGCCGTTTCAGCGTATCTTCAGCAAAATGGTCaaggaacagcagcagccgcgttCTACGAAGCCTCTTCAACGCGACTTCACCGCTCTCCCTCTAGGCAATCGCAACGAAATCCTCGACACGGAGGATACAATTCTGCTGGAGTGTCAGGGCGATCTGGCCTCTCTCGAGTACGCGCTGGAGCATCCGCAAATTCTCCCGGATACCGAGATTGCAAACGAATGCAAGGAGCACAAGCTGGTGTGCATGCGTATGCTCGAGTCCGGCCAGCACGAGCGCATCGCAACTGAACTGATGAGTCTTATCGAACGTTTTTCCGAGAATCTGAGCCTGTTTGAGGCCATGACCGGCATCGACGTCGGCGAGGGCGATGCTGCCAAGCTGCGCGCCATGGCCGACAAGGATTTGGAAGAGACGGatagcgacgacgacgacgagcagcggcggctgcgccagcgccgcaggggtggcgtgcgtgctgaTGCAACCGCGGTGATGCTGCAGGCACAGCAGGAGACGGAGAACTTGGTGAACCGCgagcgcagcgaggcgcagAATTTAcgtgcgcagctggaggagctgcgccagaAGCACGAGGAACTGCAGAACAAGTACAAGGACGCCAAGGCGAAGAACAAGGAGGCCGTCAGCATGCTGGAGCAGTACGCCCAGCGCGTGGAGTTGCTGGAGACGGGTGGCAACGGAACCAACTCCCACCTAGCACCTCTGCCAGTTCTGGGTGCCACCTCGCTTGGCGCGCTGGGCTCTGCTGCCGGTAAAGGCTCCATGTCACCGGCGCTCACCGCAAGCATGCGCAGCGTCTTGGCATCTGTTCGCAAGTCCCTGCGCGAAATCAAGGAGGTGTACTGCACTGAACTCTCTCAGCATGGCCACTACTATTCAGCGCAGATTTCGAACGCCATGGCTGCCATGATCCGAGCGAGCGACATGGACCGCGAGGCCGACCGCAAGGCACTGCAGTGGACGCAGGAGCTGTACAAGCGTGAGGTGAAGCTGCGCAAACAGTACTACAATACCATCCAGGAGCTGAAGGGCAACATCCGCGTGTACTGCCGTGTGCGGCCGATGCTGCGGAAGGAGATCGACGGCGGCTACACGGACGTCATGTCGTACCCCTCGCAGGACGAGGTGAAGTTCGTAGACGCGAGCGGGCGGCCGAAGCTCTTCGAGTTTGACGAGGTATACCCGCCGACGGCACCGCAGGTGCGCGTTTTTGAGGACACAGCACCGCTTATCGATAGTGTCGTCGACGGTTTCAACGTCTGCATCTTTGCCTACGGCCAAactggcagcggcaagacCTTTACAATGAACGGCACTGAGGGCGAGAACAAGGGCATCAACACGCGTGCACTCGAAAGGCTCTTCGAGATCATCGAGGAGCGCAGGGAGACGGAGGTTTCTACCGTGACGGTGTCGGTGTTGGAGATTTACTGCGAGCAGATCCGCGACCTGTTGGCGACGAAGAAGGAGGTGGCCGGGCTGACGTACGAGGTGAAGCAGGGGGGACCGTACGGCACGTATGTGACAAACCTCAAGGAGGTGCCGGTGAGTTGTGCGGGGGACATTGACGGTATCATGGCGACCGCGCAGACGCACCGCAGTGAGGGCATGACAAACATGAACGAACACTCGTCGCGGTCACACATGCTTCTGTATATCATTGTGCGCACCACGAACAAGCAGACGAACATGCAGGGCTACGGCAAGCTGTCGCTGATCGACTTGGCCGGTAGTGAGCGCCTGGACAAAAGCGGTGCGGAAGGCCAGCGACTCAAGGAGGCCGTGGCGATCAACAAGTCGCTGTCGGCACTTGGTGATGTGATTTCTGGACTCGCTCAGAATTCCAAGCACGTGCCCTTCCGCAACTCTACCCTTACCTTTCTGCTTCAGGACTCCATGGCCGGGCAGGCAAAAGTCCTCATGTTTGTCTGCGTGAGCCCGGCTAGCTACAACTCCAGTGAGTCTAGCAGCTCGCTGCTCTTTGCTTCTCGCGcccgcggcgtcgcctttGGGCAGATCAAGAAGAACGCCACGACTGAGAAGGCATAG